In Chelmon rostratus isolate fCheRos1 chromosome 20, fCheRos1.pri, whole genome shotgun sequence, a single window of DNA contains:
- the f3a gene encoding coagulation factor IIIa — protein sequence MMTIRLPAALFIVFLFFSTHSVSGSYPRAQNVTWKSTNFKTILTWEPKPSVDYSYTVEFSVVGGDKQRNHHCIRSSGTVCDLSSALTDLKAYYTADVLSEPPLGVPSDLIESPYTSSPRFCPYKDTDIGKPEFKLEVSEDKKKTTLYVTDPLTAIFKDGRQLNIRDIFSDQLQYKVTYRKNKSTGKKVYNSKTNVIELTGLDKGESYCFSVQAYIPSRSIDKQLGELSQTQCSNDDSKSIFEVYSVGVIAAAIFLILLLIGLIIAVTVVCCKRKKKALKSGREGLPLQNV from the exons ATGATGACAATAAGACTACCGGCAGCGCTGTTtattgtcttcctcttcttctctacACATTCTGTCTCAG gCTCTTATCCCCGAGCACAGAATGTCACCTGGAAATCCACCAACTTCAAAACTATTTTGACCTGGGAGCCCAAACCATCAGTTGATTACTCCTACACAGTGGAGTTCTCTGT GGTTGGTggggacaaacagagaaaccaTCACTGTATCCGGTCCTCAGGGACAGTGTGTGATCTGTCCAGTGCTCTGACTGACCTGAAAGCCTACTATACAGCTGACGTCCTGTCTGAACCCCCACTTGGGGTCCCCTCTGACCTTATCGAGTCCCCTTACACCAGCTCACCAAGATTCTGCCCATACAAAGACA CTGATATAGGCAAACCTGAGTTTAAGCTGGAGGTTagtgaagacaaaaagaagaccACCCTGTATGTGACTGACCCACTCACCGCCATATTTAAAGATGGCCGCCAACTGAACATCAGAGATATCTTCTCTGACCAGCTGCAGTATAAAGTCACTTATCGAAAAAATAAGAGCACCGGCAAG AAAGTGTACAACTCTAAGACAAATGTGATAGAGCTGACTGGTCTGGACAAAGGGGAGAGCTACTGCTTCAGCGTCCAGGCCTACATCCCCAGCCGCAGCATAGACAAGCAGCTGGGAGAGCTGAGCCAGACCCAGTGCTCCAATGATGACAGCAAGTCCATTTTTGAAG TGTACTCGGTGGGTGTGATTGCTGCTGCCATCTtcctcatcctgctgctgattggccTCATCATCGCTGTCACAGTGGTCTGCTGCAAGCGCAAAAAGAAAGCTCTGAAAAGTGGAAGAGAAGGATTGCCTCTCCAGAATGTCTAG